Within Amycolatopsis sp. cg5, the genomic segment TCCTGCATCCACGAAAGGAAGGTGCCGAGCACCCGGCGCGCCGTGCCGCCGTCACCGCCGCCGCCCGCGCCCGCCAGCCCTTTTTCGATCTCGTCGACCCAGAGCACGCACGGCGCGATGCCTTCGGCGGTGCGGATGACCGTGCGCATGTTCTTCTCGCTGGAGCCGACGAGCCCGGCGAAGATCCGGCCGAGGTCCAGCCGCAGCAACGGCAGATGCCACATGTTCGCCACGCACACCGCGGACAGGCTCTTGCCACAGCCAGGCACACCCGTGAGCAGCAGGCCCTTCGGCGCGCTGAGGTTGTACGCCGCGGCGGCAGGCGTCCAGGTGCCGGTGCGCTTGACCAGCCAGCGCTTGAGCCGGTCGAGACCGCCGACCGCGTCGAACCCGGTTTCGGCGGGCACGATGTCGAGCATCCCCGACCGGCGCACGGCCTGCCGTTTCTCGGCGAGGATCAGCTCCAGGTCACTGCGGTCGAGCCCGCCGCCTTCGACCAGCGCCCTGGCGAACGCGTTCTCGGCCTCGGGCAGCGTCAGCCCGCGCGCGGCGGCCACGATCATGTCGCGCTCGTCCCGGTCGATGCTGATCCGCACGTGCTGGCGGTGCGCGGTGACCATGCCGTCGAGCAGCTCACCGATCTGCTCCTGATCCGGCAACGGGAAGTCGACGACCGTCGCGTCGTGTTCCAGCTCCGACGGCACCGGCAGCGACGGCGACACCAGGATGACGGTCAGCGGCACCGGCCGCGTCTTGAGCGCGCCCGCGAGCTCCCGCAGCCGCCGCACGACCTCGGGATCCGGCCGGTTCCCGCCCTCGGACACCAGCGACGGATGCAGGTCGACGAACACGAACACGGCTGGTTCGTTCCAGCCGTACACCCGCTCCAGCGCGGCCGACGCGGCCCGCGTGTCGTTGATCGGCTGCCCGCCCGCGGGCGCGAGGCCGGTCGTCGACGACCACACGTAGACCCGGCGCGGCGTCCGCAGCCTGGAGCCGTCCTCGGCGACCGCGCGGATCTCCCGCACGACCCGCTGTTCCTCGTGCGTTTCGACGACCAGCAGCGGATACCGCGCCTGCAACAACTGGGTCAGCTCGTCGCGAAACCCCTGGCCTGCCATCGGTTCCCCCTCGAAGTCCGCCCGGCATGCTACCAGCGGCCCACCGGCGCGGCTCGGCGGCGATATTCGCTTGCCCGGCCGGTGATGATCAGTGTGTGGATGGTCGAGCAGGCATCGATGCCGCACTGGTCAAGAGGTTGATCGCCGCGCAGTTCCCGCGATGGGCGGGGTTGCCGGTGACCCCCGTCGAGATCGACGGCTGGGACAACCGGACATATCGGCTCGGCTCGCGGATGACCGCGCGCCTGCCGACCGCGGCCACTTACGCGCTCGCCGTGCGCAAGGAGAGCCACTGGCTGCCACGGCTGGCGCCGTCGCTCCCGGTCGCCGTGCCACCGATCTTGGCCGAGGGCGAGCCGGGCGAGGGCTACCCGTACCCGTGGTCGATCCGCGGCTGGCTGCCCGGCGAGACCGCGCGGGATGACCGGATCGACGACATGACGGCGTTCGCCGTGTCGGTGGCCGAGTTCGTCCGGGCGTTGCAGGCGTGTTCGCCGGACGGTGGACCGGCGGCGGGGCAGCACAGTTTCCATCGCGGGGCATCCCCTGGGTTTTATGACGAGGCGACTCGCCGGTGTCTGGCGATGCTCGCGGGACGTATCGACACGGACCGGGCTTCGGCCGTCTGGGAGGCGGCTTTGGCGGCCGAGTGGCGGGGGAGCCCGGTGTGGTTCCACGGGGACATCGCGCACGGCAACCTGCTGGTGGACGGCGGAAAGCTGGCCGCGGTCATCGACTTCGGCACGTCGGGGGTGGGTGACCCGGCCTGTGATCTGGTGATCGCCTGGGGAATGTTCTCGGGGCCGAGCCGTGAGGCGTTCCGCGAGGCGGTCGCGCAGGACTCCGCGATGTGGGCGCGGGCTCGCGGCTGGGCGTTGTGGAAGGCCATGCTGATGCTGACCAAGGCCACCGACGAAACCGAGGCCACACCCCACGCCAGCCTCATCGCCGACGTCCTCGCCGAACACCCCGGGTCGTGAGTGTTTAGACCGGTTAGAACCGGCCGTACCACTCACGAGTCCTGGCAGGGGCTGCCCGAAAGGGCGGAGTGTGGCTCCCCATCGGCCGTGCCGGGTCACATCCGGGGGTCCATTGTGGTCGTTGTGCGGTTCAGTGGACGCCATGAGTAAAGAGAATGTGCGCAGAGCCGTGCTGGTGGCGCTGGCGGCGGTCGGTATCGCGTTGACGTCGGCCGTCGTGAGCCAGGCGCCCGCGAGCGTGCTGGCCTGCCCGTCAGTCGGCTGTACCGAGCCCGGACCCGGCGGCGTCGAGCCCTCGTAATTTGGTTCTGGTCTCGTCGGCGCGGGGATGCCTGAGCGACTCGAAGATGTCGAGCGCCGCCGAGACGCAGTCGCGGGCGAGCGCGGGCTCGCCCGCGGCCGAGTGGGTGTCGGCGAGGTGCGTGAGCGCCGTCGCGACGCCGTAGCGGTCGCCCAGTTCGTGGTACAGGGAAATGGCGTGCAGGTACGCCGAAACGGCCTGTTCGTGGTGGCCGAGGTGATGGTGCGCGTAGCCGACACTGTCCGAAGTGGCCGCTTCGCCGACCCGGTTGCCGAGTTTGCGATGTAACCGCAGCGCCTCGTCGCAATAGGTCAGCGCCTCGGTGTAGGTGCCGAGGTTCGCGTGGTACCAGCCGACGTCGTTGAGCGCGAGCGCCTGACCGGATTCGTGCTGCTCGGCTTGATAAAGCCTGAGCGCCTCCAGCGCGTGCGTGAGCGCTTCCTCGTTGCGGCCCTGCTGGCCGCAGGCCCAGTCGAGCTGCAGGTGGATGTCGGCCTGCGCGATGCGGTCACCGGCACGCAACTCCAGCGCGTGGCCCAAATGCGCGTGCGCGTCGTCGAACTCGGTCAGCCGGACGCTGCTGTAGGCGATGCTGATGTGGCACTGGGCCTGGCCTTCACTGTCGCCGGTCCGGGTGGCCGCCGCGAGCGCGGTGCGCGCGTTGGCCGCGAGGTCGTGCCAGAGACCGCTGCGCTGCAGGAAGGTCACCAGGTTCCAGTGGATGCGCCAGGCGTGGCCGCCGAAGCCGGTGTTCGCCGCCTGCTCGGTCAACGTCAGCAGCGCCGGGCGTTCGGCGCGGAACCAGTCCCAGGCCTTGTGATCGTCGGCGAGACGCTCGAGTGTCATGCCGGGGCTGGGTGTTGGCGGGGTGAGCCGGTCGCGGTGCGGGAACAGCAGCTGATCGGCGAGCTGCGCGGTGTGGAGGTAGTGGTCGAGCAGGCGCAGGGCCGCGTCGTCGCGATCGTCGTCGGGCAGGCTCGCCGAATAGGCGCGCAACAGGTCGTGGAGCGCGAACCGGCCGGGCGCAGGCTGGGTCAGCAAATGCGCTCCGGTCAACGTTCCCAGTGACGCCCGCGCCTCGTCGAGCCGGACACCGGCGAGGCTGGCGGCCGCCGCGGCCGAAAAGTCCGGGCCGGGGTGCAGGCTGAGCAACCGGAACATCCGCGCGTCGGGCGCTTCGAGGTGCTGGGAGGACCACGAGAACACCGCGCGCAGGTTGACGGTCGCTTCGCCCGCGTCGAAAGCGGCCATTTTGGCCGTTTCGTCGCGAAGTTCCTCGGCGAGCGCGGACAGCGGGAAGTCCGGGTTGGCGGCGGCCCTGGCGGCGATGATGCCGAGCGCCAGCGGGAGTCCGGCGCATTGGCGCAGCAGCTCGGCCAGCGCCGCGGATTCGTTGGTGTGCAAGCGTAATTCGAGCAGCTCGCGCGCTTCGGGCTCGCTCAGCACCTTCAACGGCAGTGGCTTGGCGCCGTGCGCGGTGACCAGTCCGCCGAGCTGGCGGCGGCTGGTGACCAGCACCGTGCAGTCGCTGGTGCCCGGCAGCAACGGGGTCACCTGGTCGGTGTCACGCGCGTTGTCGAGGACGATCAGCATCCGTTTCCCGGCGACCAGACTGCGGTAAAGCCCTGCCTGCGCGGCGGAATCCGCCGGAACGGACGTGGGCGGCACGCCCAGCGCGTCGAGGAAACCACGCACGGCCGTCTCCGGCGCGAGCGGTTCGCCGGACGGCGCGAACCCGCTGAGGTTCACGTACAGCTGGCCGTCGGGGAAGCGGTCGAGGTTGCGGTGCGCCCAGTGCAGCGCCAGCCAGGTCTTGCCCATGCCGCCGGTGCCGCCGATCACCGTGATCGGCGCGGTCCCGTCGTCCAGCAGCCGCAGCTCCCGCGCCCGCCCGGTGAACTGGGACGGCGCGGCGGGCAGCTGGCGCGGGACCGGGAGCGTGGTCTCGGCGGGCGTCAACGCCTGATCGGCCGCGAGGATCCGCTGGTGCAGCTCTTGCAACGGCGGCGAGGGGTCGACGCCGAGTTCGTCGCCGAGCAGCGCGCGGACGCGGCGGTAGGTCTCCAGCGCGTCGGCGCGCCGTCCGCCGCGGTACTGGGCGAGCATCAGCTGTCCGGCCAGGCGTTCGTCGAGCGGCTGCGCCTCGGCCTGCGCGGTCAGCGACGGCAGCAGCGCCGAGTGCCTGCCGAGCCGGAGCTGCACGTCGGTCCGGTCCCGCTCGGCCGCGCGGCGCTCGTCGTCGAGGTTGCCGCGGACGGCGTTGATCCACGGCGTGTCCAAGCCCGCGAACGCCTCGCCTCGCCAGAGTCCCAGCGCCTCGTCGAGCAGCTCGGCGGCCTTGGCGTCGTCGGCCGTGGCACGGGCGCGCGCGACGAGATCCCGGAAGTGGTGCAGGTCGACGGACGCGGGATCGGCGGTCAGCACGTAGCCGCCGGATCGCCGGGTGAGCGGAGTGTCGCCCAGCACCTGCCGCAGCCGCGTGAGGTAACTCGACAACGTGGTGCGGGCCTGCGCCGGCGGCCGGTCGCCCCAGACCCGGTCGACCAGCTGATCGGTGCGCACGGCCTGATTGACGTCGACCAGCAGCGCGGCCAGCACGCACCGGCGGCGGGCAGGGCCGAGATCGACCGGGCGCCCGCCGGCGCGGACCTCGATCTCACCGAGTACCCCGAACTCCACATGCGAATACTGCCAGGTGCCATGATCGGCACAACGCACGCGCAAACTTTCCACATCGCCGTCGGCGCAGAGTCAGGTTCCCGGGGAATGTGGAGGGAACGTGCTCAGTCGTTCGGTCGTGGTCGCCGATGGTTCACCCGCCGTGCGAGCCCGCCTGCGGACGCTGCTGGCGGCCGCCGACGGCCTCGAACTCGTCGGCGAGGCGGCGACGGGCGCCGAGGTGACCCGCGAGGTGCTGCGGCACCGCCCCGACGTGCTGGTGATCGACCTCAGGCTGGGTGTCTTCACCGCGCCGGACACGGCGACGCTGGCGTTCACCGAGTTCGCGGGTGATCTGTCCATTGTGGCCGCGATCCGCTCCGGCGTGCGCGGCCATCTGCTCAAGAGCGCGTCGGGGGAGCAGATCGTCCGCGCGATACGCGGGGTGGCGGCGGGCGCGGCCGTGTTCGACACGGCGATCGCCGACCGCGTGCTCGCGCTGCTCACCGACCGCGAAAGCCTGATGGCCCACTACCTCACCGCGCGCCAGCGCGAGGTGTTCGACCTGCTGACCACCGGCCTGCCGGACACCACGATCGCGCGCCGCCTCGGGCTCTCGCCGAAGACCGTCCGCAACCACGTCTCGGCGATACTCGTGAAGCTCGACGTGCGCGACCGCGCGGAGGCGATCCGCGCCTACGCCTGAGGTCCGAACGGCCGATCACCCGCGATGGCGACGCGCTCGGCCACCCGGACGTGCGGGTGGTAGTCGTTGACGGCGTAGTGCTGGGTGGCCCGGTTGTCCCAGAAGGCGACCGAGCCGGGCCGCCAGGTGAAGCGCACCTGGAGTTCCGGGATGTGCGCGCGGGTGAACAGAAGCCGCAGCAGCCGGTCGCTCTCGCCGGGTTCGAGGCCGACGATGTGGGTCGTGAAAGCCTGGTTGACGAAGAGCGTGCGCCGGCCCGTCTCCGGATGGACACGGACGACGGGATGTTCGACCGGCGGGAACGCTTCCTGGTGGCGCGCAAGGAAATCCGGGTCGGAGAACCGCGCGAAGCCGGGGATGAAGTCGTGCACGGCGGTCAGCCCGTCGATGCGCGCACGCACGTCGTCGGGCAGGTTGTCGTAGGCGGCGGCCATGTCGGCCCACAGCGTGTCGCCGCCGAGTGGCGGGACTTCGAGCAGCCGCAGTACCGAGCCGAGCGCGGGGTTCTCGCGGAACGTGACATCGACGTGCCAGATGTTCTCGAACGCGGGCATGCTCGCCGAGCGCGCGAACCGGGTGACGTGCTCGGTGTCGCCCTGCGGGATGAACGGGTTCGTCTCCAGCTCACCCCAGCGCGCGGCGAACGCGCGTTGCTGCGCGGAAGTGATGTCCTGGTCACGGAAGAACAGCACTTTCCACTCGAGCAGCGCGCGATTGAGCTCCTCGCGCAGCGCGGGCGTGAGCGGTTCGGCGAGGTCGACGCCGTGGATCTCGGCGCCGATCACCCGGCCGAGCGGACGCAGCCCGAACAGCTCGTACGGCCGCTGCTCGGCGCCGTCCGGCAGGCGACGCAGCACCCGCGTGCCTTCGAGGATGCCGTCGGACGGCACGGACGCGGACCGGAGGCGGGCGGGAAGTTCCACGGACATGATCGGCTCCCGAGTGGTCGCGAAAGTGGCCACCGGGATCGGGGTGGCCGCCGGGCGGACGCGGGTCACGCGGGCGGGGAGCCGAGCCGTCCGCGGCGCAGGAGCAGAGCCGCGACACCGGTGCGGCGGCGGAAGAGTTCCCTGACGGCTGGCACGTCACCATGGTGAGCCCGGCCCTGGTGAACGGTCAACCCTATCCAGCAGACGGGAATTTGATGAGCGGAGCGTCGCGCGACAGCTCCCGGAACCCGACGCCGTGGTACAGCCCGCGCGCGCTCGGATGCCCCGGCGCGCCCAGGCAGGCGACCGTCATGTGCGTGGCGCCCGCGTCACGCGCCAGCCGCATCCCGTGCAGCAGCATCGCCCGCGCCAGCCCCAGCCGCCGGTACCCCGGGTGCGTCCCGACCGGCTCGAACTCGGCGGTCTTGTTCACCTCGTCGAGCCACATGATCGCCGAGCACGCCATGGTCCCGTCCGGCGCTTCGACGAGCACGTGCAGGTCACCGCGATACGCGGCCGTCCGCCGGACCCCCTCGTAGCTCTCGGCCGAGTACACCGACGGCGCCCAAGCGTCCACATGGGCCTGAACCGCCGCCGCGGGCCCGGCCTCGTCGGCAGTGCGGAAGTGGTACCCGCCGGGCAGAACCGGCTCTTCCACGTCGACCAGATCCCGCTCGTTGAGCTGGGTCCACGACCCGGTGTCCCCGAGCGCGTCCGGGTCGGTCTCGTAACCGCGCGCGGCCCACCGCTCGAGCCCGAACTCGTCGGCGACGCCGGGAAGCACGGTGCGCTCGAGGTTCCCGGCCGTGGTTTCGTACCAGTCGATCACCTCGTCGACCAGCTCGGCGTGATCGGGGTGGACCTGGTAGGCGAGATAGGCGCCGGTGACGTCCTTGACGGAGCCGTCGTTACGGGTGACCCGGCGCGGCAGCTGGGCCCAGCCCCAGGCCACCAGGCTTTCGCCGTCGAACCACAGCCGCTTACGCCAGCTCGCGCCCTGGGCGGCGTGGCCTTTGCCCCAATTCCAGGCCAGCTCGCCGTACGCGGCGTCGCTGTTCACCAGCTCGGGGCGGATGGCCGTGATCCGCTGGGCCAGCTCCTGCATGAGCTCGACGTCGGCGGCGGTCAACAGCTCGGAGTTGGTCATGGTCGATCACTCTGGCAGCCCCGGCTGACCCCGTCGAATCGTTTTCGGCCAGCGGATCTTCATCGGGTGACCTCGGCGAGCAGGCGGTCCCAGTCGTCGAGGAAGCGCGACAGGCCGAAGTGGCGCAGTGCGAACTCCCGCGCCGATTTCCCGGTCAGCGCGGCGAAATCCGGTTCGTGCACCAGCTCCCGCAGCGCGTTCGCGAGCACGGTGACGTCCGTGGAGAGCACCCCGGCGTCCGGTGGGACAGCCAGCGTCGACTCAGTGGTGCCCAGTGCGACGATCGGCAAGCCCAGATGCATGGCTTCCAGCAAGGAAAACCCGAGCGAAGTCCAGCGCGCGGTGTGCAGGTAGACGCGCCGCCGGGCCGCTTCCCGGTGCAGATCCGCTGTCTTGAGATCGCCGCGCCCGCGCACCCGGCCGCCGGCGCCCGGCAGGTCGGAGAGCGTTTCGGTCCGCGTGCCGAACACGTCGATGGGCGCCGCCTCGGCGAACGCGGGCAGCAGATCGGTGCCGGTGACCCGCCAGCGCCGCAGCGGCTCGTTGATCATCGTGACCGCCGACGGCAGCTCACCGGTGTACTGGTGGCCGGGGTCGGGAAGGCCGTGCGGGACGACCACGGTCGGCGCGATGCCGTTGTCCCACATCAGCTCGTTGAAGTGGGTGACGTGCGCGACCGGGATGTCCTCGCGCCCGGCGAGCGGATGCCGGGTGGTGGCGGCCGGTCCGCGCGGGGCGTTGTGCTCGACGTACACGGCGGGCACATCCTTGCCAGGACTGCGGCGGAGCCAGCGCTGAGCGAGCTCAAGCTCCTCCAGACGCTGGAGCACGACGACGTCGACGGGGGTGTTCGCGAGTTCGGACACGGGCACGTCGACCGCGGAATCCGGCCAAGCTCTTTCGCCGCGCCCCCGGCCCCAGTGGCTGTCACCGGCGAGCACCGGCAGGAGGTAGCGATGGCGACCCTGGACGAACGACGTCGTCCAAGAGCCGTGCACGTGCCAGACCAGCACGGTGAGCAGGGGCGTCGTCGACTCCATACTGGGGTGATTGCCGTTGCGCACCGAAATAAACATCAAAAGGCTTGGCGCGAGGTGTCCGTCTCGGCCGGTCCCGTTCGTAGGGAGGGCAAGAGACCATCCACTGACAAGGAGCACATCGTGGAGAATCTGACCGAGACCCTGACCATCGCGGCCACACCGGAGCAGGTGTTCGCCGTGCTGGCCGATCCGGCCACCCATCCCGCGATCGACGGCACCGGCTGGGTGCGCGAGGCCGTCGACCGGGCGCCGCTGACCGAGGTGGGCCAGCTGTTCCGCATGGACATGTACCACGGCCGCCACCCCGACAGCGACTATCAGGTCATCAACAAGGTCGAGCTGATCGACGAGCCGCACCGCATCGGCTGGCAGGTCGGCACCCGTAAAGCCGACGGTGAGCTGGAGTTCGGCGGCTGGCTCTGGCGGTACGACCTGACCGCGGTGGACGCCGGGACCGAAGTCCTGCTCACCTACGACTGGTCCGGCGTGCCGCGGTTCATCCGCGATCGCGGCATCCAGTTCCCGCCGTTCCCGCCGGAGCACCTGACCAATTCGCTGCGCCACCTGGCGGAACTCACGACGCGAGCTCCCAGCGCACGTACCGCTGCTTCGGCGTGAAGCCCGCCTTCTCGAAGAGCCGGAAGCCGCCGGAGGCGCTGGCCGAGTCCGCGTTCAGGCTGGCGCGGTCGTAGCCCCGCGCGGCGGCCGTCGCCAGCGCGTGGCCGATGAGCGTGCTTGCGACGCCGCGGTTCCGGTGTTCGCGGCGCGTGCCGATGACCGTGAAGTGCGCGTCGCGGATACCGGTGGCGGCCGTGTCGGCCTCCCATGACATGGTCACGAGCACGCCGATCGCGGTGCCGTCGGTGTCACGCGCGAGGAAGCTGACGTCCGGCTGGAACGTCTGGTTGGTGATCTTGTTGCGCCAGTGGTCGGTGGGCATCGGCACCGCGCCCCAGCAGTCCTGATACGCCTCGTTCCGCACCAGGCGGAAGTCCTCGTCGTTGTCCGGCGACCATGGTTCGAGCCGGTCCGGCACAGGACCGGGCGCGTCACCGAGCGGATGTTCCATGCGCTGGAAGTACCGCGCCGGCGCGAAGCCTTGGGCGCGGACGAGTTCCGGCACACCCGCGATGTGCTCGGCCTTGTGGACGTCGATCACGAGTTCGCGCTCCGGGTGGTGCAGCGCGTGGACCACTTTCGCCGCGGCGATCCCGGCTTCGAGCAACATGGCGGCCTGAGCGTCCCCGACGGTCAGCGGGCGCCAGGTGAAGTTGTCCATTCCCGGGACGCTAGCTCAGTCTTGCGGATGATCAACGCGATTATCGCGACCACGGCCAGGCCACCGACGTACCCGATGATCAGCTGCATGACCTTGCCGCTGAAGTTGCCCGCGAGCGGCGGGATGACGACGGCGAACACCACGCTCAGGCCCGCGAGCGCGACGCGTCCCTTGTGGACGTCCACCGCGCACGCCAGCGGGAGCAGTGCCCACAGCAGGTACCACGGCTGGATCACCGGGCCGAACACGACGACCGCCGCCAGCAGCGCGCCGAACGCGGTCACCGGGCCGATCTGGCCCTTGAGCTGCCGCTGCACCAGCACGACGGTGAGCACGGCGATGAGCAGGTAGCCGATGATCTTGCCGATGCCGATCATGGTCTGCGTGCCGGGCCCGAGCCATCCGGTGGCGAACCCGAACCAGTTGGTCGGCGCCATCCACGAGTTGACCGTGCCGGAGGTCGTCATGGTCCGCAGCCACCCGAACCCGAGGTTCCCGAGCCCCGAAACGACGACCGCGACCACCACGGACAAGCCCACCGCCGCGGCGCCCATCCCGGCCAGCCTCGGGTAGCTCGCGCCCCGGCGCCGGACGAGCACGACGCCGACCACCGCGAGCGCGACGATCGCGGGGAACTTCACCAGCGCGCCCAGGCAGATCAGCAGCACCCCGGCGCCCAGCCGCACCGCGTCGACCCGCTCGCCGATCGCGGTGAGCGCGCACGCGGTGCCCGCGAGCATCAGCCCCACCATCAGCGCGTCATTGTGCGCGCCGCCGATGAAATGCCACAGCACCAACGGATTCAGCACACCGAGCCACAACGCGACGCCCTCGTGCACCCCCGCGATCCGCGCCAGCCTCGGCACCGCCCAGACGGCCATCGCGAGCCCGGCGACCGCCGCCAGCCGGTACCCGAGCACACCCACCACCGCGTTCTCGCCTGCGACACTGGCGATCCAGCGTTCGACAGCACTGAACACCGGCCCGTACGGCGACGGCGCGTCCTGCCAGTACTCACTGACCCGCCGCGTGATCGCCGACGCCGCGCCGAGCCCCGCACGCGGACCGACCGAGTACACGTCGAGACCCCGCGCGGCGATCTCACCCTGCGCGAGGTAGCTGTAGACGTCCGAGCTGAACAGCGGCGGCGCGGCCAGCAGCGGCGCGCCCCAGAGCATGAGCGTCCGGCGCGGCCAGCGCGCGTCCGGTTCCTTGAGCAGTACCCGGCCCGCGAACGCCCA encodes:
- a CDS encoding AAA family ATPase, with protein sequence MAGQGFRDELTQLLQARYPLLVVETHEEQRVVREIRAVAEDGSRLRTPRRVYVWSSTTGLAPAGGQPINDTRAASAALERVYGWNEPAVFVFVDLHPSLVSEGGNRPDPEVVRRLRELAGALKTRPVPLTVILVSPSLPVPSELEHDATVVDFPLPDQEQIGELLDGMVTAHRQHVRISIDRDERDMIVAAARGLTLPEAENAFARALVEGGGLDRSDLELILAEKRQAVRRSGMLDIVPAETGFDAVGGLDRLKRWLVKRTGTWTPAAAAYNLSAPKGLLLTGVPGCGKSLSAVCVANMWHLPLLRLDLGRIFAGLVGSSEKNMRTVIRTAEGIAPCVLWVDEIEKGLAGAGGGGDGGTARRVLGTFLSWMQEKSAPVFVMATANQVDSLPPEFLRKGRFDEIFFVDLPSAAERAAIWRIHLRKRVTDAFVGSELRLDDALFAELADRSAGYSGAEIEQAVLSGLVDAFAEKRPLRRDDLVHAVKSTVPLSVTQADEITAIRNWAETRAVAATDDGTADEKPPAPVPPAPPAAPTGRTIDV
- a CDS encoding aminoglycoside phosphotransferase family protein, giving the protein MDGRAGIDAALVKRLIAAQFPRWAGLPVTPVEIDGWDNRTYRLGSRMTARLPTAATYALAVRKESHWLPRLAPSLPVAVPPILAEGEPGEGYPYPWSIRGWLPGETARDDRIDDMTAFAVSVAEFVRALQACSPDGGPAAGQHSFHRGASPGFYDEATRRCLAMLAGRIDTDRASAVWEAALAAEWRGSPVWFHGDIAHGNLLVDGGKLAAVIDFGTSGVGDPACDLVIAWGMFSGPSREAFREAVAQDSAMWARARGWALWKAMLMLTKATDETEATPHASLIADVLAEHPGS
- a CDS encoding BTAD domain-containing putative transcriptional regulator, which codes for MRCADHGTWQYSHVEFGVLGEIEVRAGGRPVDLGPARRRCVLAALLVDVNQAVRTDQLVDRVWGDRPPAQARTTLSSYLTRLRQVLGDTPLTRRSGGYVLTADPASVDLHHFRDLVARARATADDAKAAELLDEALGLWRGEAFAGLDTPWINAVRGNLDDERRAAERDRTDVQLRLGRHSALLPSLTAQAEAQPLDERLAGQLMLAQYRGGRRADALETYRRVRALLGDELGVDPSPPLQELHQRILAADQALTPAETTLPVPRQLPAAPSQFTGRARELRLLDDGTAPITVIGGTGGMGKTWLALHWAHRNLDRFPDGQLYVNLSGFAPSGEPLAPETAVRGFLDALGVPPTSVPADSAAQAGLYRSLVAGKRMLIVLDNARDTDQVTPLLPGTSDCTVLVTSRRQLGGLVTAHGAKPLPLKVLSEPEARELLELRLHTNESAALAELLRQCAGLPLALGIIAARAAANPDFPLSALAEELRDETAKMAAFDAGEATVNLRAVFSWSSQHLEAPDARMFRLLSLHPGPDFSAAAAASLAGVRLDEARASLGTLTGAHLLTQPAPGRFALHDLLRAYSASLPDDDRDDAALRLLDHYLHTAQLADQLLFPHRDRLTPPTPSPGMTLERLADDHKAWDWFRAERPALLTLTEQAANTGFGGHAWRIHWNLVTFLQRSGLWHDLAANARTALAAATRTGDSEGQAQCHISIAYSSVRLTEFDDAHAHLGHALELRAGDRIAQADIHLQLDWACGQQGRNEEALTHALEALRLYQAEQHESGQALALNDVGWYHANLGTYTEALTYCDEALRLHRKLGNRVGEAATSDSVGYAHHHLGHHEQAVSAYLHAISLYHELGDRYGVATALTHLADTHSAAGEPALARDCVSAALDIFESLRHPRADETRTKLRGLDAAGSGLGTAD
- a CDS encoding LuxR C-terminal-related transcriptional regulator; the protein is MLSRSVVVADGSPAVRARLRTLLAAADGLELVGEAATGAEVTREVLRHRPDVLVIDLRLGVFTAPDTATLAFTEFAGDLSIVAAIRSGVRGHLLKSASGEQIVRAIRGVAAGAAVFDTAIADRVLALLTDRESLMAHYLTARQREVFDLLTTGLPDTTIARRLGLSPKTVRNHVSAILVKLDVRDRAEAIRAYA
- a CDS encoding TauD/TfdA dioxygenase family protein, with amino-acid sequence MSVELPARLRSASVPSDGILEGTRVLRRLPDGAEQRPYELFGLRPLGRVIGAEIHGVDLAEPLTPALREELNRALLEWKVLFFRDQDITSAQQRAFAARWGELETNPFIPQGDTEHVTRFARSASMPAFENIWHVDVTFRENPALGSVLRLLEVPPLGGDTLWADMAAAYDNLPDDVRARIDGLTAVHDFIPGFARFSDPDFLARHQEAFPPVEHPVVRVHPETGRRTLFVNQAFTTHIVGLEPGESDRLLRLLFTRAHIPELQVRFTWRPGSVAFWDNRATQHYAVNDYHPHVRVAERVAIAGDRPFGPQA
- a CDS encoding GNAT family N-acetyltransferase — translated: MTNSELLTAADVELMQELAQRITAIRPELVNSDAAYGELAWNWGKGHAAQGASWRKRLWFDGESLVAWGWAQLPRRVTRNDGSVKDVTGAYLAYQVHPDHAELVDEVIDWYETTAGNLERTVLPGVADEFGLERWAARGYETDPDALGDTGSWTQLNERDLVDVEEPVLPGGYHFRTADEAGPAAAVQAHVDAWAPSVYSAESYEGVRRTAAYRGDLHVLVEAPDGTMACSAIMWLDEVNKTAEFEPVGTHPGYRRLGLARAMLLHGMRLARDAGATHMTVACLGAPGHPSARGLYHGVGFRELSRDAPLIKFPSAG
- a CDS encoding glycosyltransferase is translated as MESTTPLLTVLVWHVHGSWTTSFVQGRHRYLLPVLAGDSHWGRGRGERAWPDSAVDVPVSELANTPVDVVVLQRLEELELAQRWLRRSPGKDVPAVYVEHNAPRGPAATTRHPLAGREDIPVAHVTHFNELMWDNGIAPTVVVPHGLPDPGHQYTGELPSAVTMINEPLRRWRVTGTDLLPAFAEAAPIDVFGTRTETLSDLPGAGGRVRGRGDLKTADLHREAARRRVYLHTARWTSLGFSLLEAMHLGLPIVALGTTESTLAVPPDAGVLSTDVTVLANALRELVHEPDFAALTGKSAREFALRHFGLSRFLDDWDRLLAEVTR
- a CDS encoding SRPBCC family protein, which codes for MENLTETLTIAATPEQVFAVLADPATHPAIDGTGWVREAVDRAPLTEVGQLFRMDMYHGRHPDSDYQVINKVELIDEPHRIGWQVGTRKADGELEFGGWLWRYDLTAVDAGTEVLLTYDWSGVPRFIRDRGIQFPPFPPEHLTNSLRHLAELTTRAPSARTAASA
- a CDS encoding GNAT family N-acetyltransferase; this translates as MDNFTWRPLTVGDAQAAMLLEAGIAAAKVVHALHHPERELVIDVHKAEHIAGVPELVRAQGFAPARYFQRMEHPLGDAPGPVPDRLEPWSPDNDEDFRLVRNEAYQDCWGAVPMPTDHWRNKITNQTFQPDVSFLARDTDGTAIGVLVTMSWEADTAATGIRDAHFTVIGTRREHRNRGVASTLIGHALATAAARGYDRASLNADSASASGGFRLFEKAGFTPKQRYVRWELAS
- the mptB gene encoding polyprenol phosphomannose-dependent alpha 1,6 mannosyltransferase MptB, coding for MGDPGPAPLVRPSLSRECFRRLEPAVPLTTSACACRDPCKPHDAGRPLAYLGQQTSTDQIETHHVRSGYLKQLQWVGFAGAVLLTAAALAGKFLTLPDGTAAAVLAAGVAGVGLVVLAWAFAGRVLLKEPDARWPRRTLMLWGAPLLAAPPLFSSDVYSYLAQGEIAARGLDVYSVGPRAGLGAASAITRRVSEYWQDAPSPYGPVFSAVERWIASVAGENAVVGVLGYRLAAVAGLAMAVWAVPRLARIAGVHEGVALWLGVLNPLVLWHFIGGAHNDALMVGLMLAGTACALTAIGERVDAVRLGAGVLLICLGALVKFPAIVALAVVGVVLVRRRGASYPRLAGMGAAAVGLSVVVAVVVSGLGNLGFGWLRTMTTSGTVNSWMAPTNWFGFATGWLGPGTQTMIGIGKIIGYLLIAVLTVVLVQRQLKGQIGPVTAFGALLAAVVVFGPVIQPWYLLWALLPLACAVDVHKGRVALAGLSVVFAVVIPPLAGNFSGKVMQLIIGYVGGLAVVAIIALIIRKTELASREWTTSPGAR